AAAATGAGGCTTGTCAAGTTATCAAAAACAAAGTTGAAATTCCCATCAGGATGACTTTTAAGAGTTTTATTCAAAGCGTCGAGAAGAAGAGACGTATTGTTCGCAGGTATCAAAATCTCATCAGCGTATCTGTCGGTCTTTGGAGTAGATGCAAGTTGAGTCAATAGTAAAAGCTTCACATTTTCTTGTCCACTCAGAACCGTATGAACTACGCTGCCTTTGCCGGTAATCACTATAACTGTTTCAGCGTTCGCAGACGCTTCCAGCACAAAATCGCGAATTGCTTCTTCATAATTCGCCGCAGGATCGAATTCCAGCAATAGATTTCTACCCATTACACGCTTATGATTTATTCCAATTCTTTTTGAGAACTTGTCTGAATATTCAAGCAAATCCATTGACTTGGTGCTTAGAAACTTGAATTCTCGAATTAGCTGAGGGCTTAAGTTTTCGATGTTAACTGCACGGAGTTCAATCATGAAGGGATCCATTAATTGCGTGTTTGCTTCTCTCAAGTATTCAAAGTATTTTTCCTTTTGGCTACCTAGGAAGCTCAAGTCACCCAGATCAAAAAGGTCTCTTTCATGCTTGAATCTACCTTTCCTCGCACCGGCTTTCAAGTCATTCCAAAAATTGATTAACTGACCTGAATCGATGACCCCATTTCGCATATAAACGTGCGAGACGCTCATCAAAATAAGAGACCCCTTTTTTTCGTGTTTTTCTACGTCTATTCCATGTTCTTTCAATTTGGAGTTGACAATTTCAGAATCTGCGTTAGAATATGCATAGATTACTCTATCACCTTCACATAAGCCTTGGCGGATGTATCCTGCAAAGAGTTTCCACTTGTCCACTTTGTCCGTATAGAAAACAACAAGATGCTCTCCCTCTCTTAGACGAAGAGAAGAATCTGCAATTTTGAATAGACTCTCCAGAGTTGTTGTCTGCCTAAAATGATATGCCACGATTCCACAATATAGCACATAAAATAGAGAACTAATTTCTATTAGTTCAATTTCTAGGTTCCTCATTAATGCATGGAAAAGCAACAATGTTACTCCAGTAGCTGCCCAACA
The window above is part of the Candidatus Bathyarchaeota archaeon genome. Proteins encoded here:
- a CDS encoding MEDS domain-containing protein; protein product: MLFHALMRNLEIELIEISSLFYVLYCGIVAYHFRQTTTLESLFKIADSSLRLREGEHLVVFYTDKVDKWKLFAGYIRQGLCEGDRVIYAYSNADSEIVNSKLKEHGIDVEKHEKKGSLILMSVSHVYMRNGVIDSGQLINFWNDLKAGARKGRFKHERDLFDLGDLSFLGSQKEKYFEYLREANTQLMDPFMIELRAVNIENLSPQLIREFKFLSTKSMDLLEYSDKFSKRIGINHKRVMGRNLLLEFDPAANYEEAIRDFVLEASANAETVIVITGKGSVVHTVLSGQENVKLLLLTQLASTPKTDRYADEILIPANNTSLLLDALNKTLKSHPDGNFNFVFDNLTSLILQVGFKKACNFVRYALEMLSSINATAIFLFNPSAHDEKIASSLRSFFSNQVIFEKGGLEIIKLPEALMKA